A window of Flavobacterium flavigenum contains these coding sequences:
- a CDS encoding acyl-CoA thioesterase, with translation MRFHTRKWVKPQDLNPNGTLFGGQLLAWIDEELALYSIVQLENPRVVTKHMSEINFKSSARQGDIVEIGIDVVKFGTTSLVLKCAVRNMMTREIIITIDQTTMVNLGEDGKPKPHGKTKIEFVKDRL, from the coding sequence ATGAGATTTCACACCAGAAAATGGGTTAAACCCCAAGATTTAAATCCGAACGGAACTTTGTTCGGCGGACAGTTATTAGCCTGGATCGATGAAGAGCTTGCTTTGTATTCGATTGTACAATTAGAAAACCCAAGAGTTGTGACCAAACACATGTCTGAAATCAACTTTAAAAGTTCAGCAAGACAGGGAGATATTGTAGAAATTGGAATCGATGTGGTAAAATTTGGAACCACTTCTTTAGTGCTTAAATGTGCTGTAAGAAACATGATGACCCGTGAAATCATCATCACAATTGATCAGACTACAATGGTTAATTTAGGTGAGGATGGAAAGCCAAAACCACATGGAAAAACGAAAATAGAATTTGTGAAAGACCGTTTATAA
- a CDS encoding DEAD/DEAH box helicase, with product MSQNTLEIEREDKKELYAYQKGDIDAIFDRLDNAPPQHHLLYQLPTGGGKTVIFSEIVRRYLAHNNKKVVVLTHRIELCKQTSKMLKGFGVSNKIINSKVKELPDQNDYSCFVAMVETLKNRINDEKLHLDNIGLVIIDEAHYNSFRKLLNSFKNAFILGVTATPLSSNIKLPMHQSYDELIVGDTISSLIDKGFLARATTYSYDVGLTSLKVGINGDYTVKSSDDLYTNTMMQEKLLHAYTERSLGKKTLIFNNGIHTSLYVYDTFREAGYDIRHLDNTSSSEERKEILAWFKKTPDAILTSVGILTTGFDEPTVETIILNRATKSLTLYYQMIGRGSRKLPGKDEFTVIDLGNNAARFGLWSEPVNWQHIFKSPEFYLENLRDDTEIEMFFKYSMPPELRAKFSKTADVTFDVDEEHKLAIKQNLRSKIVLDKSLEQHAAMCVDNTETLQEAKALAKELDDDIECRIKRYAKCLSQCSKNYREWLVDDYKKNLTLLIGKKYREKIMNEPD from the coding sequence ATGTCTCAAAACACTTTAGAAATAGAAAGAGAAGATAAAAAAGAACTTTACGCTTACCAAAAGGGCGATATTGATGCCATTTTTGATCGTTTAGACAATGCTCCGCCCCAACATCATTTATTATATCAATTGCCTACTGGTGGTGGAAAAACAGTAATCTTTTCCGAAATAGTTCGTCGTTATTTGGCACATAATAACAAAAAGGTAGTCGTTCTGACACACCGTATCGAGCTTTGCAAGCAGACTTCAAAAATGCTGAAAGGCTTTGGAGTTTCTAATAAAATCATCAATAGTAAGGTAAAAGAATTGCCGGATCAAAACGATTACTCGTGTTTTGTTGCAATGGTTGAGACTTTGAAAAACCGTATCAATGACGAAAAACTACACTTAGATAATATTGGTTTGGTGATTATTGATGAGGCACATTACAATTCATTCAGAAAATTATTAAACTCGTTCAAAAATGCCTTTATTCTTGGAGTAACCGCTACACCATTGAGTTCAAATATAAAGTTACCAATGCATCAGAGTTATGATGAACTTATTGTGGGTGATACCATTAGTTCATTAATAGATAAAGGATTCCTTGCCAGGGCTACAACATACAGTTATGATGTAGGTCTGACTTCGTTAAAGGTAGGTATCAACGGTGATTATACGGTAAAATCTTCTGATGATTTGTATACCAATACCATGATGCAGGAAAAATTGCTGCATGCCTATACTGAACGCTCTTTAGGTAAAAAGACTTTAATTTTCAATAATGGTATTCATACTTCATTATACGTGTATGATACTTTTAGGGAAGCAGGTTACGATATCAGACATCTCGACAATACAAGCAGTTCAGAAGAACGAAAAGAAATATTGGCATGGTTCAAAAAAACTCCGGATGCTATCCTGACTTCTGTCGGAATCTTAACGACTGGGTTTGATGAGCCTACGGTTGAAACAATTATTTTGAACAGAGCTACAAAATCATTGACATTATATTACCAGATGATTGGACGCGGATCCCGAAAATTGCCTGGTAAAGATGAATTTACAGTAATTGATCTGGGTAATAATGCAGCCCGTTTTGGTTTATGGAGTGAGCCGGTAAACTGGCAGCATATTTTTAAATCACCGGAATTTTATTTGGAGAACTTGCGTGATGATACCGAAATCGAAATGTTTTTCAAATACAGCATGCCGCCTGAATTACGTGCAAAATTCAGTAAAACAGCTGATGTTACATTTGATGTTGATGAAGAACACAAATTAGCGATTAAGCAAAATTTACGTTCAAAGATTGTATTAGATAAATCACTGGAACAGCATGCAGCAATGTGTGTCGATAATACCGAAACACTTCAGGAAGCAAAAGCTTTGGCTAAAGAACTTGATGATGATATCGAATGCCGCATTAAGCGTTATGCGAAATGTCTGAGCCAATGCAGTAAAAATTACCGCGAATGGCTGGTTGATGACTACAAGAAAAACTTGACGTTATTAATTGGTAAAAAATATCGTGAAAAAATCATGAACGAACCGGATTGA
- a CDS encoding mechanosensitive ion channel family protein, producing the protein MHKFLDKIFNFLYPLFRDWGMSRNFASYISLIFNIAIMLALAYAIYYLAKFVLVTLTAIFAQRTKTKFDDYLINNKTTKYTAYLIPFFFIYKAVPIILDRYEYWELMFGKIVGVYIVLITLWIVRTIFNALRDYLKNKPEYSDKPIDSFVQVIMIVLWIFGIALIVSTLFGMKRGELLTILGTLSAIIILIFRDTILGFVSSVQVSINDMVRIGDWITMDKFGADGDVIEINLTTVKVRNFDNTITTIPTYALSSDSFQNWRGMQNSDGRRIKRHILIKSSSIRFLNDEDLHHMKKIQLITSYIESRQAEIDKYNDLRGIDKTLSLNGRNMTNLGLFRKYIIQYLLDHPGLNKNMHIVCRQLQSTAHGVPLEIYVFSSDKRWANYEYIMADIFDHVMASVVYFDLELFELPSAIGYLDK; encoded by the coding sequence ATGCATAAGTTTTTGGATAAAATATTCAACTTTTTATATCCCCTTTTCAGGGATTGGGGAATGAGCCGCAACTTTGCGTCTTACATTAGCCTAATCTTTAATATTGCCATTATGCTGGCGCTGGCTTATGCTATTTATTATTTGGCCAAATTTGTATTGGTGACACTTACTGCGATTTTTGCCCAGCGAACCAAAACCAAGTTTGACGACTATTTAATTAATAACAAAACCACAAAATACACCGCTTACTTAATTCCGTTTTTCTTTATTTACAAAGCCGTTCCCATCATTTTGGACCGGTATGAGTATTGGGAACTGATGTTCGGAAAAATAGTAGGCGTTTATATCGTACTGATCACCTTATGGATTGTCAGAACTATTTTTAATGCTTTACGTGATTATTTAAAAAACAAACCCGAATACAGCGACAAACCGATTGATAGTTTCGTTCAGGTAATTATGATCGTGCTTTGGATTTTTGGAATTGCCCTTATTGTTTCGACTTTATTCGGAATGAAAAGAGGCGAATTACTGACTATTCTGGGAACACTTTCTGCAATTATTATTCTTATATTCAGAGATACAATCCTGGGATTTGTTTCCAGTGTTCAGGTATCCATTAACGATATGGTTCGTATTGGTGACTGGATTACAATGGATAAATTTGGTGCCGATGGCGATGTGATCGAAATTAACCTGACAACGGTAAAAGTCCGCAATTTTGACAATACAATCACTACTATCCCAACCTATGCCTTAAGTTCAGATTCATTTCAGAACTGGCGCGGGATGCAAAACTCTGACGGAAGACGCATCAAGAGGCATATCCTGATTAAGAGCAGCAGCATTCGTTTTTTGAATGATGAAGATTTGCATCATATGAAAAAAATACAATTGATCACCTCTTACATTGAATCAAGACAAGCTGAAATTGACAAATACAATGACTTGCGGGGTATAGACAAAACCCTGAGTCTAAATGGGCGAAATATGACCAATTTAGGTTTGTTCAGAAAATATATTATACAATATCTTTTAGATCATCCCGGATTAAATAAAAATATGCACATTGTATGCCGTCAGCTGCAATCAACCGCACATGGTGTTCCTTTGGAAATTTATGTGTTTTCGAGTGACAAGCGCTGGGCCAATTACGAGTATATCATGGCTGACATTTTTGACCACGTTATGGCTTCTGTTGTATATTTTGATCTGGAACTATTCGAACTGCCTTCTGCTATTGGATATTTAGACAAGTAA
- a CDS encoding 4-hydroxy-tetrahydrodipicolinate reductase, producing MKIGLIGFGKTGKAVASVLLQDKKFSLKWVLKRSHILENRTTAEYLGIDSEETGKIYSIENTSITELLDKEPVDMIIDFSSAMGIYSYGEEASIRKVKIISAISHYSKQEKDFLKTLSKITTVFWSPNITLGVNYLLFASKFLKKIAPWVDIEIIEEHFKGKDGISGTALKIAETLDLEENDINSVRAGGIVGKHEVVFGFPFQTVRLIHESISREAFGSGVVFVAENLKDKEEGLYNFEDILSPYFVA from the coding sequence ATGAAAATAGGACTAATCGGATTTGGGAAAACCGGAAAAGCGGTAGCTTCGGTTTTGCTGCAAGACAAAAAATTTTCACTTAAATGGGTTTTGAAAAGAAGTCATATTTTAGAGAATCGAACTACAGCGGAATATCTCGGAATTGATTCTGAAGAAACAGGGAAAATATATTCAATTGAAAATACTTCGATAACAGAACTACTGGATAAGGAACCTGTTGATATGATAATTGATTTTTCTTCAGCTATGGGAATTTATAGTTACGGAGAAGAAGCCAGTATCAGAAAGGTAAAAATTATATCTGCTATTTCTCATTATTCTAAACAAGAAAAAGATTTTTTAAAGACGCTTTCAAAAATTACTACTGTATTTTGGAGTCCTAATATCACGCTTGGGGTAAATTATTTATTATTTGCTTCTAAATTTTTGAAGAAAATTGCGCCCTGGGTTGATATCGAAATTATTGAAGAACATTTTAAAGGTAAAGACGGCATTTCAGGGACTGCCCTTAAAATTGCAGAAACACTTGATTTGGAAGAAAATGATATAAATTCGGTAAGAGCCGGCGGCATTGTAGGCAAACACGAAGTCGTTTTTGGATTTCCTTTCCAGACAGTCAGGCTGATTCATGAAAGTATTTCCCGTGAAGCTTTTGGCAGCGGGGTTGTATTTGTTGCTGAAAATTTAAAAGATAAGGAAGAAGGACTATATAACTTTGAAGATATTTTATCTCCTTATTTTGTTGCTTAA
- a CDS encoding isopenicillin N synthase family dioxygenase, with amino-acid sequence MQNIPSVDLRDFLSGDPERKQKFVNEIGSAFENIGFVALKGHFLDDQLVNELYGEIRKFFALPLETKHNYEIPGIGGQRGYVSFGKEHAKGRKEGDLKEFWHFGQYVDKDSKWASEYPDNVEVKELPRFNEVGKEAYQMLEKTGVYVLRALALHLGLDEFYFDEYAKEGNSILRPIHYPPITSEPENAIRAAAHGDINLITLLMGAQGKGLQVQNHDGEWIDAIAQDDELVINVGDMLSRHTNNKLKSTIHQVVNPPRELWGTSRYSIPFFMHPVSDMRLDCLENCIDSENPKKYEDIKAGDYLYERLVDLGLIKK; translated from the coding sequence ATGCAAAACATTCCTAGTGTAGACTTACGTGATTTCCTTTCGGGCGACCCGGAACGTAAACAAAAATTTGTAAATGAAATCGGCAGTGCATTTGAAAACATTGGCTTCGTTGCCTTAAAAGGTCATTTTCTTGATGACCAGCTGGTAAACGAACTTTATGGTGAAATTCGAAAATTTTTCGCCTTGCCATTAGAAACCAAACACAATTATGAAATTCCCGGAATAGGCGGACAAAGAGGTTATGTTTCATTTGGAAAAGAACATGCTAAAGGACGAAAAGAGGGAGATTTAAAAGAGTTCTGGCATTTTGGCCAGTATGTTGACAAGGATTCGAAATGGGCTTCTGAATATCCTGACAACGTTGAGGTTAAAGAATTACCGCGTTTTAACGAAGTTGGAAAAGAAGCGTATCAAATGCTTGAAAAAACAGGCGTTTATGTTTTAAGAGCCTTGGCATTACATCTTGGTCTGGATGAGTTTTATTTTGATGAATATGCCAAAGAAGGAAACTCTATTTTAAGACCAATACATTATCCTCCGATTACTTCTGAACCGGAGAATGCGATTCGTGCAGCTGCTCATGGAGACATAAACTTAATAACCTTATTGATGGGTGCCCAGGGTAAAGGTCTTCAGGTTCAAAATCACGATGGCGAATGGATTGATGCTATTGCCCAAGATGATGAATTGGTAATCAACGTTGGAGACATGCTCTCAAGACATACAAACAACAAATTAAAATCGACTATACATCAGGTTGTAAATCCGCCAAGGGAATTATGGGGAACTTCACGTTATTCTATTCCGTTTTTTATGCATCCTGTGAGCGATATGCGTCTGGATTGTTTAGAAAACTGTATTGATTCTGAAAATCCTAAGAAATATGAAGATATTAAAGCTGGGGATTATCTATACGAACGCTTAGTAGATTTAGGTTTAATAAAAAAATAA
- a CDS encoding DUF3817 domain-containing protein, whose product MLKIFKVTAILEGISYLVLFANMLFIKTNNPELYHTLLQPLGMSHGILFIGYILLAFLLRKSQKWDLKTFGIILIASLIPFGTFYVEKKYLENNA is encoded by the coding sequence ATGCTTAAGATTTTTAAAGTTACTGCCATTTTAGAAGGAATCTCTTATTTAGTTTTATTCGCAAATATGCTTTTTATTAAAACAAATAATCCGGAACTCTATCACACCTTATTACAGCCGTTGGGAATGAGTCACGGAATCTTATTTATAGGTTACATCTTATTGGCTTTTTTACTAAGAAAATCTCAAAAGTGGGACTTGAAAACATTCGGAATTATCCTGATTGCTTCGCTTATTCCCTTTGGAACGTTCTATGTTGAGAAAAAGTATTTAGAAAATAATGCATAA
- a CDS encoding glyoxalase — protein sequence MADRDTFLKEFRGETLGTISAQSSPDEIFQNQTIRPILKFQNDLFIAVFINYVNKNKADFYSYTVEKKIQTIENSIQKDIKFRNSLKGIVMALFTIQEYDTYIQNSSSLNKRMMNLLIERLKSQVQLFEKESDLK from the coding sequence ATGGCAGACAGAGACACTTTTTTAAAAGAATTCAGAGGCGAAACTTTAGGAACTATAAGCGCTCAGTCATCACCTGATGAAATTTTTCAAAACCAAACCATTAGACCGATTTTAAAATTTCAGAATGATTTATTCATTGCTGTCTTCATCAACTATGTAAATAAAAACAAAGCTGATTTTTATTCTTATACTGTCGAAAAGAAAATCCAGACTATAGAAAATTCTATCCAAAAAGATATCAAATTCAGAAATTCTTTAAAAGGAATTGTTATGGCACTTTTTACAATTCAGGAATACGACACTTATATCCAAAATTCATCAAGTTTAAACAAAAGAATGATGAATTTATTGATTGAAAGGTTAAAAAGTCAGGTACAGCTATTTGAAAAGGAATCTGATCTGAAATAA
- a CDS encoding alpha-ketoacid dehydrogenase subunit alpha/beta: MIFYRQDLTDTQLLDLYKKILKPRLIEEKMLILIRQGKVSKWFSGIGQEAIAVGVTAVLDDSEYILPMHRNLGVFTSRNIPLYRLFSQWQGKANGFTKGRDRSFHFGTQEYKIIGMISHLGPQLGIADGIALANKLQNNKKITAVFTGEGATSEGDFHEALNIAAVWKLPVMFIIENNGYGLSTPTNEQYMCENLADKGIGYGMESHIIDGNNILEVYNKLSKLKEQMQENPRPVLLEFKTFRMRGHEEASGTKYVPQELRDEWSEKDPVTNYRRFLTESGVLTAEFDEQLHNEIKQEIDENLAIANAEPEIVPTYEGELADVYKPYEYEEVIHSSESKNIRFIDAIRTSLEQSMKKHENLVMMGQDIAEYGGAFKITDGFVEFFGKARVRNTPICESAVVSTGMGLSINGYKAIVEMQFADFVSTGFNPIVNLLAKSHYRWGEKADVVVRMPCGGGTQAGPFHSQTNEAWFTKTPGLKIVYPAFPYDAKGLLNTAINDPNPVLFFEHKLLYRSIYQDVPNDYYTIPLGKAALIKEGEKITIIAFGATVHWALETLEKHPDIEADLIDLRTLQPLDTETIFASVKKTGKVIIYQEDTLFGGIASDISALIMEQCFEYLDGPVKRVASLDSPIPFTKALEDQFLPKERFEKELMDLLAY; encoded by the coding sequence ATGATCTTTTACAGACAAGACCTTACTGACACTCAATTACTGGATTTATATAAAAAAATACTCAAGCCACGTTTAATCGAAGAAAAAATGCTCATCCTGATCCGACAGGGCAAAGTATCAAAATGGTTTTCAGGAATTGGGCAGGAAGCAATTGCAGTAGGTGTTACAGCTGTTTTGGATGATTCAGAATATATATTGCCTATGCATAGAAATCTGGGGGTTTTTACTTCGAGAAATATTCCTTTGTACCGATTGTTTTCGCAATGGCAGGGAAAAGCAAATGGTTTTACAAAAGGCAGAGACCGTAGTTTCCATTTTGGAACCCAGGAATATAAAATTATTGGAATGATTTCGCATCTGGGACCACAGTTAGGCATTGCAGATGGGATAGCTTTGGCAAATAAACTTCAAAACAATAAAAAAATAACAGCTGTTTTTACCGGTGAAGGCGCAACTAGCGAAGGTGATTTTCATGAAGCCTTAAATATTGCTGCAGTCTGGAAATTGCCCGTAATGTTTATCATTGAAAACAATGGTTACGGACTTTCTACACCTACAAATGAGCAGTATATGTGCGAAAACCTGGCAGATAAGGGCATTGGTTATGGTATGGAAAGCCATATTATTGACGGAAATAATATTTTGGAAGTTTATAACAAACTTTCAAAACTTAAGGAGCAGATGCAGGAAAATCCCCGTCCGGTTTTATTGGAATTTAAAACCTTTAGAATGCGTGGGCATGAAGAGGCGAGCGGTACAAAATATGTTCCTCAGGAATTGAGGGATGAGTGGAGTGAAAAAGACCCGGTTACCAATTATAGAAGATTTTTAACAGAAAGTGGTGTCCTGACAGCAGAATTCGACGAACAGCTTCATAATGAAATCAAACAGGAAATCGACGAAAATTTAGCTATAGCAAATGCAGAACCGGAAATTGTCCCGACTTATGAAGGTGAATTAGCGGATGTTTATAAACCTTATGAGTATGAAGAAGTGATTCATTCATCAGAATCTAAGAATATTCGTTTTATAGATGCTATCAGAACGAGTCTGGAACAGTCTATGAAAAAGCATGAAAATCTTGTTATGATGGGGCAGGATATAGCAGAATATGGAGGAGCTTTTAAAATAACTGATGGTTTTGTTGAGTTTTTTGGAAAAGCACGCGTTCGAAATACCCCAATTTGTGAAAGTGCCGTGGTTTCAACTGGAATGGGATTATCAATTAACGGCTATAAAGCAATTGTTGAAATGCAATTTGCAGATTTCGTTTCAACAGGTTTTAATCCGATTGTTAATTTGCTGGCAAAATCGCATTATCGCTGGGGTGAAAAAGCCGATGTTGTAGTACGTATGCCTTGTGGGGGTGGAACTCAGGCAGGACCTTTTCATTCACAGACAAATGAAGCCTGGTTTACCAAAACGCCTGGTTTAAAAATTGTATATCCTGCTTTTCCGTATGATGCCAAGGGCTTATTAAATACTGCAATAAATGATCCGAATCCTGTTTTGTTTTTTGAGCATAAACTTTTATACAGAAGTATTTATCAGGATGTTCCAAATGATTATTATACGATTCCATTAGGAAAAGCAGCACTTATAAAAGAAGGAGAGAAGATAACCATTATTGCCTTTGGTGCAACGGTTCACTGGGCATTGGAAACATTAGAAAAACATCCGGATATTGAGGCTGATTTGATTGATTTAAGAACATTGCAGCCTTTGGATACCGAAACTATTTTTGCATCTGTCAAAAAAACGGGCAAAGTGATTATTTATCAGGAAGATACTTTGTTTGGCGGAATTGCCAGCGATATATCCGCTTTGATCATGGAACAGTGTTTTGAATATCTCGACGGACCGGTAAAAAGAGTTGCCAGTTTAGATTCTCCAATTCCGTTTACTAAGGCTCTGGAAGATCAGTTTTTGCCAAAAGAGCGCTTTGAAAAAGAACTTATGGACTTGCTGGCTTATTAG
- a CDS encoding DUF6155 family protein, whose protein sequence is MSKRDLKKYLTGLNKEQLEEQIIELYEKFSPVKVFYDFVFNPKEDKLLQESKTKISHEYFPVKKPGARWRPKAKMRRSVAQKIIKHFISLGVDSFVIADVMLYNIEIAQTYSSGNFIKQELFYKSMLNSFEQAVNFVISNGVLSEFKPRIIAIQQETMQQKWKNKYEFEAILEKIDL, encoded by the coding sequence ATGAGCAAACGTGATTTAAAAAAATATTTGACGGGACTAAATAAGGAACAGCTGGAGGAGCAAATTATTGAACTCTATGAGAAATTTAGTCCTGTAAAAGTCTTTTATGATTTTGTTTTTAATCCGAAAGAAGACAAGCTTTTGCAGGAAAGCAAAACTAAAATCTCTCATGAATATTTTCCAGTCAAAAAGCCCGGTGCAAGATGGCGTCCTAAAGCCAAGATGCGTCGCTCTGTAGCTCAAAAAATCATTAAGCATTTTATTTCATTGGGAGTTGACTCATTTGTGATTGCAGATGTGATGCTTTATAATATCGAAATTGCCCAAACCTATTCATCAGGAAACTTTATCAAACAGGAATTATTCTATAAAAGCATGCTGAATTCTTTTGAACAGGCAGTAAATTTTGTGATTTCTAATGGGGTTTTAAGTGAATTTAAGCCAAGAATTATTGCAATCCAACAAGAAACTATGCAACAAAAGTGGAAAAACAAATACGAATTTGAAGCTATTTTAGAGAAAATAGACTTATAA
- a CDS encoding DUF885 domain-containing protein has product MKKLFVSIFTLTLFISCNKSTKSGDDNALDKKFDKYKDGFVTSLWKMNPGWASAVGYHKLDSVLVVPDAAADQAQLDFANVQLDSLKKYDIEDLSDKNKTDYHMIKNHLESVIFGIKELKSSQWNPSEYNVCGAFAEILNGKYDSLEVRLRSFNAKMNGIPAYYEAAKKNIKNPTVEHTELAIAQNIGGSSVFEADLNDALSKSKLTPAEKKEIQDKAKVSVKAIKEYAEWLKNLPNKTPRSFRLGAYLYAKKFSFDIQSGYSTDEIYKIAVDHKKDLHDKMFALADKLWSKYKGSQTKPANKLDLIKQVIDQISLKHTTPEKFQSEIEKQIPELTAYVKEKDLLYIDPSKPLVVRKEPAYMAGVAGASISAPGPYDKNGNTYYNVGSMSGWTAENAESYLREYNDYILQILNIHEAIPGHYTQLVYSNQSPSIIKSILGNGAMIEGWAVYAEKMMLESGYKNSDEMWLMYYKWNLRATCNTILDISVHTKNMSKEDALDLLIKEAFQQQAEAEGKWKRVTLSQVQLCSYFTGYTEIYNLREELKKKKGENFNLKKFHEKFLSFGSAPVKYIRELMLSEE; this is encoded by the coding sequence ATGAAAAAACTGTTTGTTTCAATTTTTACGCTTACATTGTTTATTTCCTGTAATAAAAGCACGAAGTCTGGTGATGACAATGCTTTAGACAAAAAATTTGACAAATATAAAGATGGTTTTGTTACCTCTTTGTGGAAAATGAATCCGGGATGGGCTTCTGCTGTCGGCTATCATAAATTAGACAGCGTTTTGGTGGTTCCTGATGCTGCGGCAGACCAAGCACAGCTTGATTTTGCAAATGTGCAATTAGACTCTTTAAAGAAATATGATATTGAAGACTTATCCGATAAAAATAAAACAGATTATCACATGATAAAAAATCATTTGGAATCTGTAATTTTCGGTATCAAAGAATTAAAATCATCACAATGGAATCCATCTGAATATAATGTCTGTGGTGCATTTGCAGAAATTCTAAATGGTAAATATGATTCCCTTGAAGTGCGCCTGCGTTCTTTTAATGCTAAAATGAATGGAATTCCGGCTTATTATGAAGCAGCCAAAAAGAATATCAAAAACCCAACAGTTGAACATACAGAACTTGCAATCGCACAAAACATAGGAGGTTCTTCTGTTTTTGAAGCAGATTTAAATGATGCGCTTTCGAAAAGTAAACTGACGCCTGCAGAGAAAAAAGAAATTCAGGACAAAGCAAAAGTTTCGGTAAAAGCAATTAAAGAATATGCTGAATGGCTTAAAAATCTGCCAAATAAAACACCTCGTTCTTTTCGATTAGGAGCTTATTTGTATGCTAAAAAGTTTAGTTTTGATATTCAGTCCGGTTATTCTACAGATGAAATTTATAAAATTGCCGTTGATCACAAAAAAGACCTGCATGATAAAATGTTTGCTTTGGCTGATAAACTTTGGTCAAAATACAAAGGAAGCCAGACAAAACCTGCCAATAAGCTGGATTTAATTAAACAGGTTATTGATCAGATATCATTGAAACATACGACACCTGAAAAATTCCAGTCTGAAATTGAAAAACAGATTCCTGAACTTACGGCTTATGTAAAAGAAAAAGATTTATTGTATATTGATCCTTCAAAACCATTGGTTGTTCGTAAAGAGCCTGCTTATATGGCCGGAGTTGCAGGTGCTTCAATCTCTGCGCCGGGTCCTTATGACAAAAACGGAAATACCTATTATAACGTAGGCAGTATGTCTGGCTGGACGGCCGAAAATGCTGAAAGTTATTTAAGGGAATACAACGATTATATTTTACAGATTTTAAATATTCACGAAGCAATTCCTGGACATTATACACAGCTGGTTTACAGCAATCAGTCGCCAAGTATTATCAAATCTATTCTTGGTAATGGCGCAATGATTGAAGGGTGGGCTGTTTATGCAGAAAAGATGATGCTGGAAAGCGGTTATAAAAATTCTGACGAAATGTGGCTGATGTATTACAAATGGAATTTAAGAGCAACGTGTAATACCATTTTGGATATTAGTGTTCACACCAAAAATATGTCTAAAGAGGATGCCCTGGATTTACTTATCAAAGAAGCTTTTCAGCAGCAGGCAGAAGCAGAAGGAAAATGGAAACGTGTTACATTGTCCCAGGTGCAATTATGTTCTTATTTTACAGGATATACCGAAATTTACAATTTAAGGGAAGAGCTTAAAAAGAAAAAAGGGGAGAATTTTAACCTTAAAAAATTCCATGAGAAATTTTTAAGTTTTGGAAGTGCTCCGGTTAAATATATCAGAGAGTTAATGTTGTCTGAAGAATAA
- a CDS encoding translation initiation factor, with amino-acid sequence MDFKDQLKNLFPDHIESNEPEEVQEQEHVLYVQKEPMICKFEKRKGKATTIIEGYEGSDEDFKILAKEIKTKLSVGGTFKDDSIIIQGDYRDKIMAILKEKGFKTKRVGG; translated from the coding sequence ATGGACTTTAAAGATCAGTTAAAAAATTTATTTCCGGATCATATAGAATCCAATGAACCAGAAGAGGTTCAGGAACAAGAACATGTGCTTTATGTACAAAAGGAGCCTATGATCTGCAAATTCGAAAAACGAAAAGGAAAAGCAACAACCATTATCGAAGGTTACGAAGGATCTGATGAAGATTTTAAAATTCTGGCCAAAGAAATCAAGACAAAACTGAGCGTTGGCGGAACTTTTAAAGATGATTCTATTATCATTCAGGGAGATTACCGTGATAAAATTATGGCAATTTTAAAAGAAAAAGGCTTTAAAACAAAACGGGTTGGTGGATAA